Genomic window (Paraglaciecola psychrophila 170):
CGTCTGTTTCTGGTTGCCCCGCAGGCACTACTACTATCGCTATGGTCGATGGCGTAACCAATACCTGCCAAGTTTCAGGTCGTATTACATCAGACCTTACTCTTACCCAAGGTAATCACTATGCGCTTTCTGGTGCGGTTTTTGTTGGTGACGATAAGTCTGACAGTGCTACATTGACGGTTGAGCCTGGTGTGGTTGTATACGGTAGTTCAGGTAATGATTATTTAGTTGTTAGCCGAAGTTCTAAAATAGAAGCCAATGGAACAGCAGCAGCACCTATTACATTCACGTCTAAGCAACATGTGTCCGGCGGTGTGATTGATGGACTGGTTAACGGTGAAGCGGGTCAATGGGGCGGCTTAGTTATATTAGGCAATGGTAACTCCACTAAATGCCCTCAAGATGGTTCAGAGTGCTCTTTACAAGTTGAAGGTGTTCAAGAAGGTGCTGTTTTTGGTGGCACAGACGACACCGACAACTCTGGCACTTTGCGTTATGTTCGCGTCATGCACGGTGGATTTGAAATTGCACCTGATAACGAATTAAATGGTATTACATTTGGTGCTGTAGGCTCTGGTACAACAGTCGAATATTTACAAGTACATAAAAATGCTGATGACGGTGTGGAGTTCTTCGGTGGTGCTGTCAACGCTAAATACCTTGTGCTAACGGGTATTCAAGATGATTCTGTTGATTGGGATAACGGCTTTAAAGGTAACATGCAGTTTGTTTTGGTTAAACACGCCGATGATAATTCGGATGCCAACCGCGGTATTGAAGGGGATGGCGACGGCGGTGACGGTGAGGCTTTCTCAAACCCTACAGTGGCGAATATGACTATTATTGGTAATACCTTTGATACAGCAGAATCTGACTCTGAAGGTGTGCTATTAAGAGACCAGACTAATGCTCAACTTTATAACTTTGTCGTAACGGGACCTGCTGGAATGGGTGAGTGTTTTGAGGCTGATTTGTCAGATGGTGATACCACCCTTGAAGCAAATATGGATGGTACAAACGACCCTCAACTCGTATTTGCTAGCTCTGTATTGGCTTGTGGTGAAAACATTAAAAACTCAGGTGATTTTGACCAAGAAGCTTGGTTTACAACGCAATCTGGTACTTCTACTGCAGCTACTCAAAGTGCTGTACTCAACGGATTTTACACCATTGATACCACTGCGCCTACTGACGTAACAACCTTAGGTACGTTCTTCTCTAGTGTTGATTTTATTGGTGCCGTTAAAGATGCGGATAATGACTGGACTGCCAACTGGACGGTTGGCCTTTAATTAGAATTTAGAGTTAGAAAGATAAATCGCTAAGTTCAAAATAAGAATACAGGTGCGTTACTCAAAGTAGCGTACTTGTTTTTCAAATGTTTAGTTTTCAATGAATTAATATCAATGTTCAGTTACATGGCTGCAAAGTAGTTGGCAGCTAATGAGGTTAAAATGAATAAGCCTGAAAATAGGTTCCGAGTCACACCAGTCACTCTTGCCGTGCTTGCTTCGTTAACACTGTCGCAAATCGCGTTAGGCCAAGAAGGGCAAGAAAACCCAAATGAAGGCGATGTGCTTGATGAGGTTGTGACAACAGGAACACGCTTAAAAGGTACGGCTACGGCTGTTATAGAGGAACGAAAAAATCAGGCGTTTGTAGCTGATATATTAGGCGCTGAACAAATATCTAGAACGGGTGATAGTGATGCGGCATCAGCTTTACGTCGTGTTACTGGTTTAACGTTAGTTGATGGTAAATTTATTTACGTACGAGGCTTAGGAGAGAGATACTCGAGCACTCAGTTAAATGGGGCGGCAGTACCTAGTCCTGATCCTACCCGTAATGTTATTCCATTGGATTTATTCCCTTCAGACATTATAGAAAGTTTATCTGTCCAAAAAGCGTTTTCACCTTCTATGCCAGCCTCTTTTGGCGGTGGTAATGTGAATATTCGCCTGAAAACTATTCCAGAAAACTTTTTGTTTAATATGTCAGGTAATGTAGGTTACAACACCGAAAATTCAGGCGATGCTTTTTCTTATAATGGTGGTAGTCAGGATTGGCTTGGTCAGGATGACGGCACAAGAGCAGTACCTAACTCGATACAGACTCGTTGGGATAATAAACAATTTTTAGATAATTTAGATGAAGACGTGGCCTTATCTTTATTAAAGGATGTGAATAGAGACTATGATCCCTTATTGAAAAGTGTTGGCCCAGATGCTGGTTTTGGTTTTTCTCTGGGTAATAGTGTTGATCTAAACGAAAACTGGCGTATCGGCTTTTTATGGACAACCAGCTACGACAACGAAACTACGGTGTCTGAAGAGTATGAGTTAGAGCAGGCAGACCGTGTTGGAGATTCCATAAACATCGTGCGTTTCTTTGATGATATATCCGTCACTGAAACGACTGTTAAATGGTCAAACATGCTTAATTTAGGTGTTGATTTTAATCGAAATCATCGTATCGATTATAGTTTGATTTTACTCAGCGATACCAGTGATGAGATCAGTGAAAGTTTTGGTAATACAGAAAACTTGAATCTTTCAGAAGGCTTGCGTATCCGCGACATTGATGTGGAATATGAAGAAAGAAAAATGTATACCAACCAAATACGCGGTATGCATACTTTCCCGTCACTTAACTTTGCAGGGCTGGATTGGAAGTATTCATTAGGCCGCTCTCTTCGAGACGCCCCTGGAAATGTAGAAGCACGTTTTGTGTTAGCGGATGCCAATGAAGATGGGTTTTTCGATACACAAAATGAAAGCTCATTGAATAACTCGACTACTGCTGCTCGTTATACGTTTCAAAATCTACATGACCGTTTAGAAAACTATGGATATAACTTTACCTATCCTGTTTCTTTAAAAAATTGGGAAATTGAAATTAAGGTGGGTGGTGACTTTCTCACAAAAACACGTAGCTCAGAAAGCCGAACATTTGATATTAATACCCGAGCATTTTCAGATAGTACAGATTTAGTGGGTAGTTCATTCTTTTCTATATTAAGTGATGAGGTATTGGCAGATACGAGTCATTTCAACACCACCGCTATTGTTCGTGATACCACTATTGCGGGCGATGATTATGTTGCTGCGCAAAAAGTCGATGCCTATTATCTGGAAGCAGACTTATTTTACAAAGGAAAATGGCGTGTTAGCGGCGGTGCTAGATTTGAAGATTTTCGGCAAGTGGTGGCACCTTTTGATCCAAGAACGAATCAAATCGACTTACCAGATGATGCAGATCGCGGCCAACTAGCATTTCAGGAAGATGATTTCTATCCAGCGTTAGCTTTTACATACATTAAAGATGACTCAATGCAGTTTAGAGCCAGTGTTGGTCAAACCGTTGTTCGACCTGATTTACGTGAGGTGTCGTCATCAACCTTTATTGACCCTCTCACCGGTTTCCCCACCTCTGGTACTCCTGGCATCGATACAACATCAATATTAAATTACGATTTACGTTGGGAGTGGTATCGCGAAGCGGGTAATAACATTTCTATTGGTTTGTTTTATAAAGATATGGATGCGCCTATAGAGTCAGTGCAATCACCAGCGCAAGATGGCCCTCCACTCATAAAAATTGCGAATGCAGAAACAGGGGAGTTATACGGTTTAGAATTTGAATTCCTTCAGGGCTTAGAATCTTTTGGTGATGGTGTTTGGGATAATATATTTTTATCCGGTAATTTGACTATTAGTGATTCAGAGATAACCTTAGATCGCCAAAATATTGTTGATCAAACAGGGTTGTCTGCGGCTGTGACTAATCTAACTCGTCGCTTAACTGGTCATTCTCAATATGTGGCAAATATGCAAGCGGGTTATGATTCAGCCAACGGAGAACATTCCTTATCTGTTGTTTACAATGTATTTGGTGAGCGAATACTTATACCGGGTATAGATGGTTTTGATGATAGTTATGAACAACCATTTCATTCTTTGGATACTGTCTATAAATATTATCCGAATTTTAATACTACCTTGACCTTTAAGGTGCAAAACCTTTTAGGTGAAAACAAAAAGTTAGAATTTGAAGATGTACTGCTGCGTTCTCAAACGAGAGGAACAAAAGTGAGTTTATCTTTGAAATACGATTTTTAGGTTATTCATCTTTCTATCAGAGGGTCACTTCATGTGGCCCTTTTATTTATATTGAATGACCATTTTTTAATATTAATTTGTAAAAAACATTTAGATAAATACTATAGGTCTTCAGTTAAATTTCCTCCCTTCATACGGCCTCAGGCCAACTATAACAAGGCATTCACAGCTCTTAATCAAAGATTAAATTAAAGGCAGATTATGTGACCATGGTTGTTGTCATTTTAGCGTCATTTATCTGTAATATTTATGTCACATACACACCTTATCCTCTGCGCAGTTTTTAAATAGCAGTAAATCACTGTTATGCAATTTAAAGGTTTGAGGTATGACACAACTGACCAAGTTATCTGC
Coding sequences:
- a CDS encoding TonB-dependent receptor domain-containing protein yields the protein MNKPENRFRVTPVTLAVLASLTLSQIALGQEGQENPNEGDVLDEVVTTGTRLKGTATAVIEERKNQAFVADILGAEQISRTGDSDAASALRRVTGLTLVDGKFIYVRGLGERYSSTQLNGAAVPSPDPTRNVIPLDLFPSDIIESLSVQKAFSPSMPASFGGGNVNIRLKTIPENFLFNMSGNVGYNTENSGDAFSYNGGSQDWLGQDDGTRAVPNSIQTRWDNKQFLDNLDEDVALSLLKDVNRDYDPLLKSVGPDAGFGFSLGNSVDLNENWRIGFLWTTSYDNETTVSEEYELEQADRVGDSINIVRFFDDISVTETTVKWSNMLNLGVDFNRNHRIDYSLILLSDTSDEISESFGNTENLNLSEGLRIRDIDVEYEERKMYTNQIRGMHTFPSLNFAGLDWKYSLGRSLRDAPGNVEARFVLADANEDGFFDTQNESSLNNSTTAARYTFQNLHDRLENYGYNFTYPVSLKNWEIEIKVGGDFLTKTRSSESRTFDINTRAFSDSTDLVGSSFFSILSDEVLADTSHFNTTAIVRDTTIAGDDYVAAQKVDAYYLEADLFYKGKWRVSGGARFEDFRQVVAPFDPRTNQIDLPDDADRGQLAFQEDDFYPALAFTYIKDDSMQFRASVGQTVVRPDLREVSSSTFIDPLTGFPTSGTPGIDTTSILNYDLRWEWYREAGNNISIGLFYKDMDAPIESVQSPAQDGPPLIKIANAETGELYGLEFEFLQGLESFGDGVWDNIFLSGNLTISDSEITLDRQNIVDQTGLSAAVTNLTRRLTGHSQYVANMQAGYDSANGEHSLSVVYNVFGERILIPGIDGFDDSYEQPFHSLDTVYKYYPNFNTTLTFKVQNLLGENKKLEFEDVLLRSQTRGTKVSLSLKYDF